In Carassius carassius chromosome 7, fCarCar2.1, whole genome shotgun sequence, one genomic interval encodes:
- the LOC132144064 gene encoding golgin subfamily A member 7B-like isoform X2, translating into MATEFHNLQELRHNASLANKVFIQRDYTDGTVCKFQTKFPSELDSRIERTLFEDTVKTLNNYYVEAEKIGGQSYLEGCLACLTVYLIFLCIETRYEKGLKKVSRYIQEQNEKVYAPRGLLITDPIERGMRVIEISLYEDHGSSGSSSGSSTTSSSGR; encoded by the exons ATGGCCACAGAG TTCCATAACCTTCAGGAGTTGAGACACAATGCATCTCTGGCCAATAAGGTCTTCATTCAGAGAGACTACACGGATGGCACCGTCTGCAAGTTCCAGACCAAGTTCCCCTCCGAGTTAGACAGCagg ATTGAAAGGACGCTGTTTGAGGACACGGTGAAGACGCTGAATAATTACTATGTAGAGGCGGAGAAGATCGGAGGCCAGTCCTACCTCGAGGGATGTCTGGCCTGCCTCACGGTTTACCTCATATTCCTGTGCATCGAGACACGCTATGAGAAG gggcTGAAGAAGGTATCTCGGTACATTCAGGAGCAGAATGAGAAGGTCTACGCTCCTCGAGGTCTCCTCATCACAGACCCCATAGAGAGAGGCATGAGGGTC attgaGATCAGTCTGTACGAGGATCACGGCTCAAGCGGTTCAAGCTCAGGAAGCAGCACAACCAGCAGCAGTGGACgatga
- the LOC132144064 gene encoding golgin subfamily A member 7B-like isoform X1, whose translation MISAPRTATDQTKLPYCHESFHNLQELRHNASLANKVFIQRDYTDGTVCKFQTKFPSELDSRIERTLFEDTVKTLNNYYVEAEKIGGQSYLEGCLACLTVYLIFLCIETRYEKGLKKVSRYIQEQNEKVYAPRGLLITDPIERGMRVIEISLYEDHGSSGSSSGSSTTSSSGR comes from the exons ATGATTTCAGCACCGCGGACAGCGACGGACCAAACAAAACTCCCGTACTGCCACGAATCt TTCCATAACCTTCAGGAGTTGAGACACAATGCATCTCTGGCCAATAAGGTCTTCATTCAGAGAGACTACACGGATGGCACCGTCTGCAAGTTCCAGACCAAGTTCCCCTCCGAGTTAGACAGCagg ATTGAAAGGACGCTGTTTGAGGACACGGTGAAGACGCTGAATAATTACTATGTAGAGGCGGAGAAGATCGGAGGCCAGTCCTACCTCGAGGGATGTCTGGCCTGCCTCACGGTTTACCTCATATTCCTGTGCATCGAGACACGCTATGAGAAG gggcTGAAGAAGGTATCTCGGTACATTCAGGAGCAGAATGAGAAGGTCTACGCTCCTCGAGGTCTCCTCATCACAGACCCCATAGAGAGAGGCATGAGGGTC attgaGATCAGTCTGTACGAGGATCACGGCTCAAGCGGTTCAAGCTCAGGAAGCAGCACAACCAGCAGCAGTGGACgatga
- the LOC132144257 gene encoding cartilage acidic protein 1-like: protein MISVSVTLSPFPSSCSDVNECRRLPAVCPHTRPVCTNTYGHYKCSSKKRCVEGYKPSRDGRACVAVSSRYDSSVSSSPVCPGFPLPELLLVSVLSVSGGLSLCR from the exons ATGATA TCTGTGAGTGTGACTCTGTCTCCATTCCCTTCATCCTGTTCAGATGTGAACGAGTGCAGGCGTCTGCCAGCAGTGTGTCCTCACACTCGTCCGGTGTGCACCAACACATACGGACACTATAAGTGCAGCTCAAAGAAGAGATGTGTTGAGGGCTATAAGCCCAGCAGGGACGGCCGAGCGTGTGTGG CTGTGTCCTCCCGGTACGACAGCAGTGTCTCTTCCTCTCCTGTCTGTCCTGGTTTTCCTCTTCCTGAACTTCTCCTGGTCTCAGTGCTGAGTGTCTCTGGAGGTCTGTCTCTGTGTCGTTGA
- the LOC132143205 gene encoding uncharacterized protein LOC132143205, protein MEDVASASVLAGPSQPMCSRPPGSVRRNRKSGTANIFQGVNLRQLRRLFQAAGDPDAEQRARMVWRNRGAAAGEDGTDREEEDEDRAMAEVETGLAQALVGLRVRARNRSGLRVEAHKDGTGTRWMRALGHHRINEGSLAQTSEVITEDEDNNVNDHDDASALGACGGQSSSEAGSCDQADFLPPEEEPQGPSGGPRWSLNAVQEKDPERYLHRIRH, encoded by the exons ATGGAGGACGTGGCCTCAGCCTCTGTTCTCGCAGGCCCGTCCCAGCCCATGTGTTCCCGCCCACCGGGCTCCGTGCGCCGGAACCGTAAGTCTGGCACCGCCAACATCTTCCAGGGCGTGAACCTGCGGCAGCTCCGGCGGCTCTTCCAGGCAGCAGGAGACCCGGACGCCGAGCAGAGGGCACGGATGGTGTGGAGAAACCGCGGAGCGGCGGCCGGAGAGGATGGAACGGACCGGGAGGAGGAGGACGAGGACAGAGCCATGGCAGAGGTGGAGACGGGTCTGGCCCAGGCGCTCGTGGGGCTCAGAGTCCGAGCGCGGAACCGAAGCGGCCTCAGGGTGGAGGCTCATAAAGACGGCACAGGAACACGATGGATGCGAGCACTGGGTCATCACAG AATCAACGAGGGCTCACTGGCACAAACCTCTGAAGTCATAACTGAAGATGAAGACAATAATGTCAATGATCATGATGATGCATCTGCTTTGGGAGCCTGTGGAGGGCAGAGCTCTTCTGAGGCTGGATCATGTGACCAAGCTGACTTCCTGCCACCAGAGGAAGAGCCTCAGGGGCCCTCGGGTGGCCCCAGGTGGAGCTTGAACGCCGTTCAGGAGAAGGACCCGGAGCGATACCTGCACCGGATCCGACACTGA